The Choloepus didactylus isolate mChoDid1 chromosome 24, mChoDid1.pri, whole genome shotgun sequence DNA window ACCAATAGCCATTCCATCTCCTTCCAAGGATGCGCCTCACAGGTTTTCCTTGTTATATTTTTTGCCGGCACAGAATATGCCTTGCTTATAGTGATGTCTTATGACCGCTATGCTGCTGTCTGCCATCCTCTGCACTATGAGAACATTATGAGTAGACGCTCCTGTGTGCAGAAGGTGACAGCATCCTGGCTCACTGGATGTGTCTATGGCTCCCTTCATGTCACAGGTACATTCTCTCTCAGGTTCTGTGGGCTCAACACAGTGCATCAGTTCTTCTGTGATATTCCATCGTTGCTCACACTTTCCTGTTATGGAGAGCATATtttagaatatatatttattatggcTAGCTGTTGTTTTGCCTTTGTATGTTTCATTTTGATGTTTGTTTCCTATGTTCACATTTTCTTCACTGTTCTAAGGATTCCTTCTGCTCAAGGGAGGTTTACAGTTTTCTCCACCTGCACGCCCCACCTCACTGTGGTGACTTTGTCCCTCTCCTCTGGATTCATTGCATATTTAGGTTCCACCTCAAAATCACCATCATCACTGAACCTCTTTATGACCGTGTTATACTCTCTATTACCGCCCACCATGAATCCTGTCATTTACAGCCTGAGAAACAAGGATATGAAGGCGGCCCTTGTCAAAATGTTTGGTGGAACAATTGCCCCGAAGAAGTTAAATGTCTAAAATATCCATGACTCCATTACCTACCATAGTGTGTAAAATTATTTGTATATACTcatctgtttttaaattattatggaTCTATGATTCTGTGCTGTTGCTACATAAGATTCCACATTTTACGATATTAAATGCATCTGAATTTTTAGGAATGTCTCGGCAATTTCCAATCCAGGGATTATCTTCAAAGGGTTATGTTCGTATCAACAGGCTCCAGGTTTGAGGAATATTGTTCAATTCCAATTCACTTTCACCAACTGATGTGTTTCTTACCAGGGACAATGTATGATAGTTtcaaaattaagatattttatttcaattcctgagagcattttccccattttattctCACAGTagttaaagtaaaaattaatattctaaatttctgatatttttgttcatttgtttatatttttaagagtaTTTTCATGAGCTCAAGGAGATGTTATAGAATAATATTAGTTTCTCTGCTATGGCCTAGGACACATTGCATTC harbors:
- the LOC119519802 gene encoding olfactory receptor 14A16-like; protein product: MTIITEFLLMGFPEDWLLHSLYATLFFLIYMAAVVGNLLIIILTTVDPKFQVPMYFFLKNLSLIDISYISVTVPKSIINSLTNSHSISFQGCASQVFLVIFFAGTEYALLIVMSYDRYAAVCHPLHYENIMSRRSCVQKVTASWLTGCVYGSLHVTGTFSLRFCGLNTVHQFFCDIPSLLTLSCYGEHILEYIFIMASCCFAFVCFILMFVSYVHIFFTVLRIPSAQGRFTVFSTCTPHLTVVTLSLSSGFIAYLGSTSKSPSSLNLFMTVLYSLLPPTMNPVIYSLRNKDMKAALVKMFGGTIAPKKLNV